Within Campylobacteraceae bacterium, the genomic segment TATAATTGAATGTATGGATTTGATTTGATTTTCTAAATAATCTTCATTATGATCATAATGTTCTTCTGAAAGCATTATAAAATCAGCCCCAGCTTTTAAAGCTAAAATAGTTGATTCTTCCACTGAATAGGTTTTTCGTATAGCCCCCATATTCATACTATCCGTAATTATTAAGCCTTTAAAGTTCATTTTTTCTTTTAATAATTTTGTTAAAATATTATAAGAAAGTGTTGCAGGATATTGTTCATCAAAACTAGGATACAAAATATGGCTTGTCATTATTAAATCAACTCCAGCATCAATTGCAGCTTGAAAAGGTAAAAGCTCATTTTTAAATAATTCTTCTTTAGATTTATTTACAATAGGAATCTCTCTATGGCTATCACTATGTGTATCTCCATGTCCTGGAAAATGTTTTGCTGCTGTTATACAATTGTTTTGTTTCATTCCTCTAATAGATGCTTTTACATGAGATGAAACCAGCTCTGCATTTTCTCCAAAAGCTCGCGTTCCTATAATTTGATTGTCTGTATTTAAATTAATATCACAACATGGTCCTAAAATACATTGATAACCTACATCTGTCATTTCTTGTGCAAAAATACTGTACATTTCTTCAGTTCTTTTTACATCATTCAATGCGCCCAACGCTAAGTTACCTGGTCCTGTAATTGAGTCATCTGATAGAACACTCCAAGCCCCTTCTTGATCTACTGCAAGAAGCAAAGGAAGATGTTTATTTTGAGATAAAGCTATTGTTTGTATTTTATTGCTTAACTCTTGTGCTTCATCAAAAGAACGTGCATTTTCATCTGAAATATAACATCCCCCAATCTGGTATTTTTCAATAAGTGGAGAAATGTTATTTATATCTTTAGAAGGAAAAGCAACTATAAAGAGTTGTCCAACTTTTTGTTCTAAACTCATTTCTTTGATTATGTTTTTAATCGAATTCATATTATACCTTTCTATTTTTTTTCAGTTTTCATCATAACTGTTACAGCAAGAATAATTATAATTCCTCTTAAAATCATTTGATGATCTATGGATAGTGCCATTAAAATCAGTCCATTGTTTATGATACCCATTAACAATGCCCCTATAATTGAACCAATTATTCTACCTTTTCCACCAAATAAACTGGTTCCTCCAATAATAACAGCAGCAATTACCATCATTAAATCATTTTCACCAAGAGTATATCTTGCACCTTCTAATCTACCTGCATATAAAATACCAGCAAGAGCAGCTAAAAATGCGTTTAACATCAATACTTGCATTTTTATTTTACTGACATTAATACCAGAATAAATGGCAGACAACATATTGCCACCCGTTGCTAATACCTGCCTCCCAAAGGAGGTTTTATTTAATAAAATTGCCCCAACAATACCTACAAATAACAACCATATAAATAATACTGAGACATTTGCAATATCACCATTTCCAAAAATAAAAGAGAAAGTATCGTTATCAATTGGAATTGATCTAAGTTCTGTAATATTTCTTGAAATACCTGCAACAATGCCTGTCATTCCCAGAGTTACTAAAAAACTTGGAATATTGACATATCCCACAAAAAAACCGTTAATAGCACCAACTAAGGTACCTGCTGCTAATCCTGCAAAAACACTGATTACAATATTATCTGTGTTCTCAAGTACAAGCGCGCAAACAATAGCACTTAATGCAACAATACTTCCAAAAGAGAGGTCAATCTCTGCCGTTGATAAAACAAAAGTTACCCCAACTGCCATTATTCCTATCATAGTTGTTTGTCGCACAATATTCATCAAGTTTTGAGAACTTAAAAAGCCCTTATCTCCTAATGTAACTGCAAAAAAAACAAAAATTGCTATAAAAACAATATATATAATATAGTCATTCCAATTTATATTCTTAATATTCACCATAATTTTCCTTATTGTACTTCTTGTAAAAGTTTTTCTTCACTTAAGCCATCATTGTTTAACTCTTTTACAATTTCTCTTTTTTTTACGATATATGTCCTATCACAAAAATCAGCAATTTCTTTAAATTCTGAGGAAACAAAAATGACACAGTTTCCTTCTTTTACGTACTCTTTTATAATATTCATAATTTGAAGCTTTGAGTGAATATCAATTCCAAAAGTGGGATCATTTAAAAGTAGAATATTTGATTTACTAGCCAAACACTTTCCTATAACAACTTTTTGTTGATTTCCCCCAGATAGATATTTTATTGCCTGCTCTGGACCATTACATTTAATTTTTAGATAGGAAATATTATGCGAAGCAATTTTTATTTCTTTTTTTGAATTAATCATAAACATCTTAGATACTTCGTTTAATATTGGCATTACAAGATTATGTTTTATACTAAAGTCTAGAACTAAGCCTTGTGTTCTTCTTTCTTCAGGAGACATACTAATCTTATTCTTAATCGCATCTTGCACCGAATTAATAGTAACTTTTTCCCCTTTTATAATTACATCACCAGAATCTTTATTTGTTAAACCATAAATTAAATCTAATATTTCTGTTCGTCCACTTCCAAGTAAACCAGCTAAACCTACAATTTCACCTTTGTATACTTTTAAATTTATATTATTAACATAAGAGCTTGAAATATCTTTTAACTCCAATAAAGGCATTTCAGATTTATCAATGACTTCTTTATTATTTCTCCAATTACGCGTGCTTAAATTATCCTCACCTAACATGCCTGAAATTATTTCTTCAATAGAAGTATCTTCAGTTTTACAAGAAGAAATAATTTCGCCATCTCTTAAAACACTTACGGCATTACATAAACTCATAATATCATCCAAATAATGAGTTATATATACAATACTCATGCCTTTTGCTTGAAGCAATTTAATTGATTCAAATAACTTACTAACTTCAGCTGACGTCAATGAAGCAGTAGGTTCATCAAGAATTAAAATTTTAGGTTCATTTGCTAATGATTTTGCAATTTCAACTAATTGTGCCTCTCCTACAGAAATGTCACTTACTAAGGTATTTACATCAATATTATCTATTCCTAATGAAAGAAGAAGTTCTTTTGCTTTTTCATTAGCCAAGGCATCATTTAAGATGCCATATTTACTAAAAGAATCGTTATTAAGAAAAATATTCTGACTAATACTCATTGTTTTGACTAAACTTAAGTCCTGATATACCATTGCAATTTTTGATTCAAGAGCCTCAGCAGTAGTGTACTTATCAAAACTTTTTCCAAAAATTTTAATGCAATGTTTATCAGAGGGATTAATACCTGTAATGGCTTTCATTAAAGTAGATTTTCCAGCACCATTTTTACCAGCCAAAGCGTGTATTTCCCCCTCACGTAAAGAGAAGTTTACATTTTTTAAAACGCTTACATTATTAAAACTTATGTTTAAGTTCTCAATATCTATTGCATATTCTTTTTCTATCATCTAGATAATGCTCTCTTAACCGATTTTGGTAAATCTCTTTTTAATGATTCTTTCCACGCTTCTTCTAAATTATCTTTTGAAATTTTAATAGCAGGAACTGTAATAAAAGGTGGTGTTTTTATATTAATTACATTTAATGCTCCCACTTTAGCAACCGTTTCCCCTAATTCATAAGGTAAATCAGCAATTATTCCAGAAATATTTCTTCCTTTTGCCATATCTAGTGCATTAATTTCACCTAAATCCATAGTATATATTTTAATATCTCTTCTATTCGCTGATCTTGCTGCTGCTACAACACCTTCTGCAATACTGTCCCAAGGTGCATAAATTGCATTAACATTTGGATTTTGAGTAATAATAGCGCCCGCAATTGCTTCCGCATCACTGGGATTTGCAATTCCTTTTGAGGTGATAATATTAATACTGGGGTATTCTTTGATTAAAACTGATTTAACAGCTTGATCTCTTTGATTGGTAACATAATAATTCGCATCATGGTACATTAAGGCAACATTACCTTTACCCTTTAACTGTGTATTCATCATTTGTGCAACAGCTTCTCCCATTCCAAATAAATCATCTGTTACAATAGATGCATAATCTTTAAGATGTTTAAAATCCTTAGGTAAGTTGCTAATTAATACAATTTTTATACCTTTTTCAATAGCTGGTCTTAATGCCACCGCGCCTGAAACGGGATCTAATATTAATGTAATAATAATATCAGGGTTTAATACCATAGCTGTTTCAATATCCATACGTTGTTTATTTGAATCAAAACCAGCATCCGTTGTTAAGACTAAATCTATACCAAGATTTTTAAAAGACTCTTGCACTCCAAGTTTAATCGAATTCGTAAAATCAGAACTCGTATGTAACAATAAAACTGCTTTCAAATTCTTCTTTCTTATTTGATCTTTTTGATCATTAGAAATATTAATTTCTTTATATGAAACAGCACTATTACCATTTGGACCCTTTGTTTTCAAAATTGAAGCAGCCCCAAGAAGTGAACTTAACATTAAACTTAGGCTTAATACCCAACCAATACTTTTTTTCATTTTGTTTCCTTTTTTTATTTTGTTTAATTTATATGGAACATAAACTAAATTAATCCTAGCACAAATAGGTATATTCTACACAAATTAAAAAATATTTTACAATTATAAAAAACTATTATTTTTAATATGTAACTTTTAGTATCATTAAATTTAAGAACTTAATATTGCCAGTATTTGTTTCATATGAGAAAAGATAGATATTTTTTAAATGATATCAGCAAAAGTATAATTAAACAAAAATTGAAATTAAATCAATAATAGCCTACTATATCGGTATGGTAAAAATAATTTTATTCACATTTCACAAAATTGAAGCAAATAAAATAAAATAATTTTGAAATATTTTGAAGAATATTTTTTGAAAATGATATTAAATATTTAGTTTTATTCTTATAAGAGAGAAATATTCACAAGTATCCATTAATATATATGATTAATTTATCTATATAATTAATAGATATAGCAACTATAAGTAGAATTTTACTTGTTAAAATTGACATCCATTTAATTAGTAGATATAATTATCTTATATATAACTTGATAAGGATAATAATGTTTATAACGGGTAAACCAGTAACGGGAGAAAATTTTATTGGTAGAAACAAACATTTAGCACTGTTTAAAACTTATATTGACCACAATCAGTCATTTATGATTAAAGCGCCAAGAAGATTTGGGAAAACCTCTTTGGTAAAACATATGCTAAAAAATAAAAAAGAGTATGAATTTGTATATGTTGATATTAAAAGAGCTAGTTCTCTTACCGCATTAGCAGATACGATAATAGACAGTGCATATAAAATATATTCGATTGATAACTTCTTATATCAAACAAAAAACTCAATGTTTGATCTTTTCAAAGCTATTCAAAAATTAAAAATAGATGATATTGCAGAATCTACAATTAAGATACTTGAAAATAAAAAGATTGATGACGTTGAATACTATTTACATAGTTTAAATATTATGAATAGTATTGCAAAAAAGAAAAATATAAATATTAAGTTTGCTCTTGATGAATTTCAAGATATTTTAAATATAGCTACAGATGAAATTTTAATTAAAAGCAGTTCTGTGATGAAACAGCATGAAAATATTACCTATATTTTTCTGGGGAGTATGGAGACAATTATGACGAAAATCTTTGAATACAGAACTTCGCCCTTCTTTCCTTTTGTAACAATTGTTTCACTTTTACCCTTAGACATAGATGAGTTATACGAATATAGTATTTTACAGTTTAAAAATAAAGGTATTAAATGTGAATCACTAAGGTATCTACTAGATTACTTGGGAGGACATCCTGATTATTCATTACAAGTATTGCAGCACTTATATTTTAAAGCCATTGTAAATAATATAAAGGAGCTTACAAATAAAGATGGGTATGAAAGTTTAATAGATGTAATTTTAAATAATAAAGCTTACTTAGATGAAGTATTATCTAACGCAAAACTGAAAAAACACTCGTTAAATGTTTTATATTCAATTGCAAACAAAGAGAAAATTAACCTAAATAGTAAAACTTTATATAATGTAAACAGTTCTTTAGAAGATAAAGGACTAATAAAAAAAATTGGACAAGGAAAATATATAATTAATAATATCTTTTTAGATATATATTTTCAACAAAAAGAAGAAAAAATTACTTTACCAAATTATATTTTATAATTTGGTAAAAGGGTGTTAATAATTCTACTTATTAGGATATTAACAACTCTTATTTACAAGGAATGCAGTATTCTGAGAGAAAGTGGGAATTTAGTTTCATATATTTTTTCATTATTGCTAAATTAAATTTCTGTCATATATTATCTTTTAACAAACTTCTTTTCAATATAGAACTATTAAGAGTGAATTTATCTCCTATTCTACAGTGTAAGTATCTATTTTAAGGCATAAATAATTAGTTTACTCTTTATTTTTTGCTTTAGAAATGGCTTCATTAAGTCCATTTAAATACGTAATTCCAAGAGCTCTGTCGTATAATCCATATCCAGGCATACCTTTTTCTCCCCAAATCATTCTTCCATGATCGGGACGTATATGTCCTTGGAAATTAATATCATTATAGGCTTTCATAATTTCATAAATATCCAAAGAACCATCACTTGATAAATGAGAGCTCTCATGAAAACTTTTTTCACCTTTGCGTTTTACATTTCGTACATGGGCAAAATGAATTTTTCCCTGCGCTCCAAAATCTCTTATCATAGAAGGAATATCATTGTCTTCATTTGGCCCTAATGAACCAGAGCAAAGAGCTAAACCATTTGAAAGCGAAGGAATAATATCAAGTACTCTTTGTAAATTAGAAGCATTGGTCATGATTCTTGGAAGTCCAAAAATACTAAAAGGAGGATCATCTGGATGTATTGCCATTTTAATATTGCAGTTTTGGGCATAAGGAATAATTTCTTTTAAAAAATATTCTAAGTTTTTCCAAAGTTGTTCTTCATTTACTTTTTCATAGGCTTCAAATAAACCTTCAATTTTATCCAAACGCTCAGTTTCCCAACCTGGTAAGTCCATGTCATTTGAATCTTTTTTTATTCGCTCAATTAGTTCTTTGGCGCTAAGATCTTTTAATTGTGTATAGTCAAAAGATAAAACGGTAGATTTATCCTCTAATTCTTTTGCAAGTTCCGTTCTTGTCCAATCGAATATTGGCATAAAATTATAACAAACCGTTTCAATACCAAATTCAGATAAATTTTTTAGTGTTTCTTTGTAGTTTTGTATATATTTATCTCTTGAAGGTAAACCCAGTTTAATATCTTCATGAACATTTACACTCTCAATAATTTCTAAAGCTAAACCATGTGCATGTACTTCATCTTGTAAATTCTTTATATCTTTTTTCTGCCATACTTCACCTACTGGAATATCTACTAAAGAACTAACTACTCCAGAAATTCCAGGTATTTGTTTAATATGGGCTAAAGAAATCACATCATTTGTTCCATACCATCTGAATGTCATTTTCATATTAAATTCCTTGAATTTCTTATTTCTTTATATAAAACTTTCATTGATTCTTGCGTAGCAAGTCCTGCATCAACCTTTTGTATCTTAATTTTGTAAAAATTAAGAGCTAGCGTATATAAATCATTTAAAGAAGAAGAACCAACTACAATAACTTCCTTACATTCATATACATTTTTCATTTCTTTAATTTCATTTCCAATAATTATTCCAGAAAGAAAAGAATATACATTATGCTCACCTAGAATAGAAGCTTGTGCTCGTGCTTGAAAAATTTGATTAAGTAAACCGGTATCAGTAAAAGATAATTCCAAACCTTTTTTAAAAGTATCTTCGTTTATTACATGAGATGAAATTGATTTTGCCAAAAGACTTTTGGTACTTAATAAATTAAACACCTCTCCTGTCATATTGCTTTTAAAATCAATAATCTTTTCACCTCTTACTTCTACCCATTTAGAATGAGTTCCTGGAAGAATCAACATTGCATCTTTTTTATTTAATAATTTTAAAGCACCAAAAACTTGTACTTCTTCTCCTCTCATTAGATCAATTTTATTATTTTTTAAACTTTTAACGCCAGGAACAATATAAATATTTTCTTTGATATCAGGAATTTTTACAAGTTCTTTAGAAAGTAAAGATAAAGAAGTATCACAGACTACATAAGGAGTTTCTATCCAACCATTCATACTTCCAACCATTCCAGACATTATTATAATGCTGTTTTCATCTAAATAGTCTTTTAGAATATTAATTAAATACGCATGAAATTCATTTTTTTTTAATTGTAACATTCCCTCATTTGAAGAAATACTGTGAACTTCTTCAAGTTTTTCATTTAGAACCTGTGCTCTAAAATTACTTGTACCCCAATCTACTATTATGAGCTTAGTCATAATAGTTCTTGATTGCTTTAACAAAAAAATCTGCTTTTGTTTTAAGTAAACCTAGGTCCATAGAAGGTTTATATAAAGAACTTCCTAATCCAAAATATTCCACTCCCTCTTCTAATAAAGTAGAAATATTTTCCTCATCTACTCCACCTACTACAACTAAAGGATATTCTTTGGGAATAATAACTTTTATATCATTGTAATAACCAATACCAAAACGTTTGAAAGGAAAGAGTTTTAAAGAATGAGCACCTGCTTTAATAGCAATATAAGCCTCACTTGGAGTTAAAAACCCAGGGCTTGAAATAAGATTTAATTCCCTGCTTCTTTTAATAACTTCTGCATCAACATTCGGGGAAATAACCAAAGATGCACCTGTTTCTTTTAATGTTTCAACATCTTTTACAGTGCATACTGTTCCAGCACCAATAAAAATATCTTTGTCATTTTTATACTCATCAACAAGCATTTTAATACTTTTAAAAGCATCAGGAGAATTTAAAGGAACCTCAATTATTTTAAATCCACTTTTAACCAATATTTTTGCCACCCCTAATATTTCAGAAGGTGTAATACCTCTTAAAATAGCAATCAACCTAGTCTCGTCTAAAACTTCATTATAATTCATTTTTTCCCTTTTTATTAATAGTGTATTTTATAATTAACGATTTCTCTAATTAAACCCTTTGTTCCAACAAATTTATTTTTTAATATTGTAACGCTTTTTTCACCCATAGATTCAACCGGATGCTCTACATAAGAAATGTCAAAATTGTTTAAATAAGAGGCATCTAATTTGTTAAAAGAAAACAGTTTAATATCTTTTCCCACTCTTAAACCATGCTCGGAAATTGCTTTTAAACAGCCAATAGTAATTTCATTTGCACACGAAAATATCGCTTCTGGTAGCACTTTTTTCTTTAAAATCTCTCTGGTTAACTCGAGTCCACTTTGCATTGAAAAATCACCCCTGTAAATATTACTTTCTTGGCTTATAATATTATGTTTATTCAAGGCTTCTTTATAACCGTCTAAGCGTTGATTAGAATTTAAACTGTTTTTACTTCCTGCAATAATGGAAATGTTTTCATAACCATCTTGCAGCAATAAATTAATAGCATCGTACACTGCATTTGCATTTGATAAAAATACCCCAGAGTTATTAGTAGAAGAAATATCTCTGTCAACTAAAACAAAAGGAATATTGTATTTGTTCAATTTTAAAATTGTTTTAGAAGATTCTTTTTCTTTATTACGAGAACGAATTAAAATAACACCTCTTGTTTGTTTTTGAAGAATAGTATCTACTGCTATGAGTTCTTCTTCTGGATCATCATGCGTTAAATAGAGGTTTAATGGCAATTTTAGTGCTTTTGCTTGTTTAACAATACCTTCAAGTATTCTTGCAAAAAAGGAGTTTATTACATCAGGCATAATTACTGCAATTTCATCTTTTTTCAAAGCGGGAGTATAAGAACTATTGTATTTATGATACTCAAGTTCTTGAGCAATTTTCAATACTTTGTTTCTGGTGTTTTCTTTTACTAACTCTGGTGTATTTAGTACTCTTGAAACAGTTGCAATTGAAACATTTGCTAAAGCAGCTATTTTTCTAATTCCCATAAATTTTCCTTAATGTAACTAATTATATGTAAATTTTTTCATAAATATTCTATCATTATTTTCTTTATATTCTCTTTAAGTACTATTTAATCGATATTCATACTTTTTAATATAAGCTAAATTTAAGCTTGTTAATGTAAATATGTAAAGCATGAAAAGCATTTTCTGTAACAGTGTTACATAATAAGGTGAAACACTTAAACAGCTAACTATTTTCTTATATGATGGAATGAATATAAGATTAAGGAGAATAAATGAAAACATTAAAAAAAATGACAGTGGCTCTATCATTACTTGGGTCTTTATCTTTATACAGTGCAGAAGTAGAAGTTTTACATTGGTGGTCAAGTGGTTCTGAAGCTGAGTCAATTGGAAAATTAAAAGGTTTATTAGAAGAAAGTGGTCATACATGGAAAGATTTTTCAGTGGCTGGTGGAAATGGTGTAAATGCTATGACTGTACTTAAAAGTAGAGTTATTGCTGGTAATCCTCCTAGTGCTGCACAAATTAAAGGACCAAGTATTCAAGAGTGGTCAGAAATTGGTTCAACCCTTAATCTTAATGACGTTGCAAAAGCAAATAACTGGGATAAAATAATTCCTGCTCGTTTTGCTGAACATATGAAATACAAAGGTAATTATGTAGCTGTTCCTGTAAATGTACATAAAATTAACTGGATGTGGGTTAATCCAGCTATTTTCAAAAAAGCAGGTGCTTCTATTCCAACTACATGGGAACAATTTGAAGTAGCCGCTAAAAAAATCAAAGCAGCTGGATTTATTCCTGTAGCAGCTGGTGGACAAGCATGGCAAGAAACTACAATGTTTGAAACTATTGTTTTAGGTGTTGGTGGAGCTGATTTTTATACGAAAGCATTAGTTGATTTAGATGAAAAAGCGCTGGCGTCTGATACGATCAAAAAATCTTTTGACATCTTAAGAATGGTTAAATCATTTACTGATAAAAATGCCCCAGGAAGAGACTGGAATTTAGCTACATCAATGGTATACAAAGGTGAAGCAGCTATGTTATTTATGGGAGATTGGGCTAAAGGAGAATTTAAAGTTGCTGGTAAAAAAGTAGGTATTGATTATGTTGCTTTAGATACACCTCAAACGTCTGGTTCTTATATTTATAATATTGATTCATTTGTAATGTTTGATCAAAAAGATGCTAAAAAAGCAGTTGCTCAGAAAAAACTGGCACAACTTATTTTAGATAAAAGTTTTCAAGTTACCTTTAATACAAAAAAAGGTTCAATTCCAATTTCACTAGAAGCTCCAAGAACACAGTTTGATGATATTGCTTTAAGATCAATGGATCAATTAAATGCTGCATCTTATTCTAAAACATTAGTACCTAGTATGGCGCATCAAATGGCTATTACTGATAATTTAAAAGGTGTATTTTTTGATGTAGTTACAAACTTCTATAATTCAAAAATGTCTTCAGCTGAAGCTACTAAAATATTAGCTTCTACAATTAAAAGCGAAAAAGAATAAAGGTTAAATATGAAAAGTAAACTTAAGATTTTAGAGAATGCTATTCCTAAATTAATTGTAAGTCCTACTTTTCTAATTATGATCATCTTTATATACGGGTTTATTTTTTGGAATATGATTTTATCATTGACCAATTCAAAAATATTACCTGTATATACCTTTGCCGGACTGAAACAATATATTTCTTTGTTCGGCAATGCAAAATGGTGGCTAGCAATGGAAAATTTATTTATTTTCTCATCATTATTTATAGGTTTTTGCCTATTAATAGGTCTATTGTTAGCTATCTTTATTGATCAAAAAATTAGATTTGAAGGTATTTTTAGAACCATTTATTTATATCCTATGGCTTTATCTTTTATAGCAACAGGAACGGTATGGCAATGGATGTTAAATCCTGGTTTGGGTTTAGAAAATTTTGTAATACAAATGGGTTTTCCTAACTTTACCTTTGACTGGATTGTAAATTCAGAAATGTCCATTTATACTATTGTAATAGCAGCCGTTTGGCAATCTACTGGTTTTGTCATGGTTATGATTCTTGCAGGGTTAAGAGGAATATCTTCTGAAGTTATGAATGCAGCGAAACTGGATGGTGCATCAATGCCTAGAATTTATTGGAAGATAATTATTCCTCAATTAGGACCAGTATTTTTTTCAAGCGTAATAATATTAATGCACTTAGCAATTAAAACCTTCGATTTAGTTTTAGTTATGACAAAAGCAGGTCCTGGATACTCAAGTATCATGCCTTCACTGTTTATGTTTGATTATTCATTCGCAAGAAATAAATTGGCTTTTGGAGCATCATCTGCCATGATAATGTTGTTTATTATCATGATATTTATTGTTCCGTACTTATACAGAGAATTAAGGAAAAATTCATGATGAAAACAAAAAAAAGAGTAAGTTTTTCAAGTATTCTTTCACGTGTACTCATTTATACAATATTAGTCATTTGTGCTATTTATTTTTTATTACCAATTTTTGTAATGATTATTACTTCATTAAAAAGTATTGAAGAAATTAAAAATGGAAGTTTATTGTCTTTACCTCAAGTAGTTACTTTTCAACCATGGATTGATGCTTGGAGCAATGCTCGAATTGGGCCTGATTCAAGTGGAATTAAACCCTATTTCATTAACTCAGTTATGCTTACTATTCCTGCTGTATTAATTACTTCAGTTATTGGTGCATTTAATGGTTATGTATTTGCAAAATGGAAATTTAAGTATTCTGAGATTTTTTTCTCATTATTATTATTTGGATGTTTTATTCCTTTTCAAGTAATTTTACTTCCAATGTCACAAACAATGGGATTTATGGGCTTATCGGGAAGTATTTGGGGTTTAGTATTTGTACATGTTGTATATGGAATTGCTTTTACAACGCTGTTTTTTAGAAATTTTTATGTTTCTATTCCAACAGAATTAATCAATGCTGCCAAAATAGAAGGAGCTGGTTTTTTTAGGATTTTCTTTAAAATTTTATTGCCTGTTTCTATGCCTATTTTTATGGTTTGTTTTATCTGGCAAATGACAC encodes:
- a CDS encoding carbohydrate ABC transporter substrate-binding protein, with translation MKTLKKMTVALSLLGSLSLYSAEVEVLHWWSSGSEAESIGKLKGLLEESGHTWKDFSVAGGNGVNAMTVLKSRVIAGNPPSAAQIKGPSIQEWSEIGSTLNLNDVAKANNWDKIIPARFAEHMKYKGNYVAVPVNVHKINWMWVNPAIFKKAGASIPTTWEQFEVAAKKIKAAGFIPVAAGGQAWQETTMFETIVLGVGGADFYTKALVDLDEKALASDTIKKSFDILRMVKSFTDKNAPGRDWNLATSMVYKGEAAMLFMGDWAKGEFKVAGKKVGIDYVALDTPQTSGSYIYNIDSFVMFDQKDAKKAVAQKKLAQLILDKSFQVTFNTKKGSIPISLEAPRTQFDDIALRSMDQLNAASYSKTLVPSMAHQMAITDNLKGVFFDVVTNFYNSKMSSAEATKILASTIKSEKE
- a CDS encoding LacI family DNA-binding transcriptional regulator, which gives rise to MGIRKIAALANVSIATVSRVLNTPELVKENTRNKVLKIAQELEYHKYNSSYTPALKKDEIAVIMPDVINSFFARILEGIVKQAKALKLPLNLYLTHDDPEEELIAVDTILQKQTRGVILIRSRNKEKESSKTILKLNKYNIPFVLVDRDISSTNNSGVFLSNANAVYDAINLLLQDGYENISIIAGSKNSLNSNQRLDGYKEALNKHNIISQESNIYRGDFSMQSGLELTREILKKKVLPEAIFSCANEITIGCLKAISEHGLRVGKDIKLFSFNKLDASYLNNFDISYVEHPVESMGEKSVTILKNKFVGTKGLIREIVNYKIHY
- a CDS encoding 2-dehydro-3-deoxy-6-phosphogalactonate aldolase is translated as MNYNEVLDETRLIAILRGITPSEILGVAKILVKSGFKIIEVPLNSPDAFKSIKMLVDEYKNDKDIFIGAGTVCTVKDVETLKETGASLVISPNVDAEVIKRSRELNLISSPGFLTPSEAYIAIKAGAHSLKLFPFKRFGIGYYNDIKVIIPKEYPLVVVGGVDEENISTLLEEGVEYFGLGSSLYKPSMDLGLLKTKADFFVKAIKNYYD
- a CDS encoding sugar ABC transporter permease, translated to MKSKLKILENAIPKLIVSPTFLIMIIFIYGFIFWNMILSLTNSKILPVYTFAGLKQYISLFGNAKWWLAMENLFIFSSLFIGFCLLIGLLLAIFIDQKIRFEGIFRTIYLYPMALSFIATGTVWQWMLNPGLGLENFVIQMGFPNFTFDWIVNSEMSIYTIVIAAVWQSTGFVMVMILAGLRGISSEVMNAAKLDGASMPRIYWKIIIPQLGPVFFSSVIILMHLAIKTFDLVLVMTKAGPGYSSIMPSLFMFDYSFARNKLAFGASSAMIMLFIIMIFIVPYLYRELRKNS
- a CDS encoding 2-dehydro-3-deoxygalactonokinase, which codes for MTKLIIVDWGTSNFRAQVLNEKLEEVHSISSNEGMLQLKKNEFHAYLINILKDYLDENSIIIMSGMVGSMNGWIETPYVVCDTSLSLLSKELVKIPDIKENIYIVPGVKSLKNNKIDLMRGEEVQVFGALKLLNKKDAMLILPGTHSKWVEVRGEKIIDFKSNMTGEVFNLLSTKSLLAKSISSHVINEDTFKKGLELSFTDTGLLNQIFQARAQASILGEHNVYSFLSGIIIGNEIKEMKNVYECKEVIVVGSSSLNDLYTLALNFYKIKIQKVDAGLATQESMKVLYKEIRNSRNLI
- a CDS encoding carbohydrate ABC transporter permease: MKTKKRVSFSSILSRVLIYTILVICAIYFLLPIFVMIITSLKSIEEIKNGSLLSLPQVVTFQPWIDAWSNARIGPDSSGIKPYFINSVMLTIPAVLITSVIGAFNGYVFAKWKFKYSEIFFSLLLFGCFIPFQVILLPMSQTMGFMGLSGSIWGLVFVHVVYGIAFTTLFFRNFYVSIPTELINAAKIEGAGFFRIFFKILLPVSMPIFMVCFIWQMTQVWNEFLFGIVFTDSDTQPITVALNNLVNSTSAVKMYNIDMAAALIAVAPTLIAYVVSGKYFVKGLMAGAIK